Proteins from a single region of Halorubrum sp. 2020YC2:
- a CDS encoding PD-(D/E)XK nuclease family protein, whose amino-acid sequence MGPISDLRADIGPVSPTKLGSFVKLERCDQYLAWEYLTENLFEEDGRFDESLLSPLYAETGTRFEEEQLAALLARRQVHKSIGVAEEEPESVEFDKTWVELSESDTPWETGVEDVLELVKEAERNPDGYTIVCSQAHLSGTVGTWKLAGKSDIIVIRSDSSGSSSKTVVDILEVKSSEERKTHHLIQAACYSTLLRQAVARDDDISEAVSFEGRIVTRSNAVTERGYSDLDSFELGPTETDIEMLLRDGGRLDQILFKSTDSGGAEEVEKVDAWEMTNRMSRRCAGCDFHDVCYTRAVEEDGLELLGFPEGTQEDLYDAGIETLGDLGELVEYGKFEDGSKKHSFIYPTKRASEQVQIRNENLFVRVRDKVGLKDLERYSIAADIFSTEGGRNRPSDANMIPDSGYNLPAGEPEESPLPDFLISYPNRSLIRVYLYIQEDTIRERLSLLGAYVTNHNSGNKTARYVSAITEDLPGAAHGDSEHATTEDKDETERELLRRFLSGGEDSSGLIDAIQEVAPEGVELDDDDTEFEFPGFVHLYLYSPAQRQSLTRAAKRHSDHSVEFEALRTLLGLRSEIGEQDIDQEMVSVLQEEFVSRHLLRFLGFGLVQTVEQFKRPDPESERGPPNYRTDESDSRDFSWWHEVEGETALPLNNFFGEHLFESAVGISLGKRVHFDLKSGLELVNEGENYSNQFPFAHRHTDTIPLEYLWGHLMSSTRTG is encoded by the coding sequence ATGGGCCCCATTTCAGACCTCAGAGCGGATATTGGTCCGGTAAGTCCGACAAAGCTTGGATCATTTGTGAAATTAGAGCGGTGTGACCAATATCTCGCCTGGGAGTATCTGACTGAAAACTTGTTCGAGGAAGACGGGCGATTCGACGAATCACTACTCAGCCCTCTGTACGCTGAAACCGGGACTCGGTTTGAAGAGGAGCAGTTAGCCGCATTGTTAGCGCGGCGACAAGTACATAAATCGATCGGCGTAGCGGAAGAGGAACCGGAATCTGTCGAGTTCGACAAGACGTGGGTGGAACTGTCTGAATCAGATACACCTTGGGAGACTGGGGTAGAAGATGTTCTCGAACTCGTCAAGGAGGCTGAGCGTAACCCAGACGGTTATACAATCGTCTGCTCGCAGGCTCACCTCTCTGGGACAGTCGGTACATGGAAACTCGCTGGAAAGTCAGATATTATCGTCATCAGGTCGGATTCTAGCGGTTCTTCAAGTAAAACCGTCGTTGATATCCTTGAGGTCAAGTCCTCCGAAGAGCGGAAGACTCACCACCTCATTCAGGCCGCCTGTTATAGTACGCTCCTGCGACAGGCCGTTGCTCGGGACGACGATATCTCAGAAGCGGTTTCATTTGAGGGGCGAATCGTTACCCGGTCGAATGCCGTTACTGAGCGTGGATACAGTGATCTGGATTCGTTCGAACTCGGACCGACGGAGACTGACATAGAAATGCTCCTTCGGGATGGCGGTCGTCTCGATCAGATCCTCTTCAAGTCGACAGATAGTGGAGGCGCTGAAGAAGTCGAAAAAGTCGATGCTTGGGAGATGACGAACCGAATGTCCAGACGGTGTGCAGGGTGTGACTTCCACGATGTATGTTATACGCGCGCCGTCGAAGAGGACGGTCTTGAATTACTCGGCTTTCCAGAGGGGACACAGGAGGACCTCTATGACGCTGGTATCGAGACACTCGGCGATCTCGGGGAGTTAGTCGAGTATGGGAAGTTCGAGGATGGCTCCAAGAAACACAGTTTTATTTATCCGACTAAGCGGGCTTCCGAACAGGTCCAAATTCGGAACGAAAATCTGTTTGTCCGTGTACGCGACAAGGTCGGGCTTAAAGATTTAGAACGTTACTCGATTGCGGCGGACATCTTCTCGACTGAGGGAGGGCGAAATCGCCCGTCTGATGCGAACATGATTCCGGATAGCGGATATAATCTCCCAGCTGGTGAGCCTGAGGAGTCACCACTTCCTGATTTTCTTATCTCATATCCGAACCGTTCGCTCATTCGGGTCTATTTATATATTCAAGAAGACACAATCCGGGAACGGCTTTCGCTCTTAGGAGCGTACGTCACTAATCACAACTCAGGAAATAAGACCGCTCGGTATGTTTCAGCGATCACTGAGGACCTCCCCGGAGCCGCTCACGGAGACTCTGAACACGCCACAACCGAGGATAAAGATGAGACAGAACGCGAACTCTTGAGGAGGTTTCTCAGTGGAGGAGAAGACAGTAGCGGATTGATTGATGCGATCCAGGAGGTTGCACCCGAAGGTGTCGAATTGGATGACGACGATACTGAATTTGAGTTTCCAGGATTTGTTCACCTCTATCTCTACAGCCCCGCCCAGCGACAGTCGTTAACGCGTGCTGCGAAACGACACTCTGATCACAGTGTGGAGTTTGAGGCCTTACGGACTCTTCTCGGATTGCGATCCGAGATTGGCGAACAGGACATCGATCAAGAGATGGTTTCCGTCCTTCAAGAGGAGTTCGTTTCCCGTCATCTGTTGCGGTTCCTCGGCTTCGGACTTGTTCAAACAGTAGAACAGTTCAAGAGGCCGGACCCAGAATCCGAGCGTGGGCCACCGAATTATCGAACTGACGAGAGCGACAGTAGAGACTTCTCATGGTGGCATGAAGTGGAAGGGGAGACTGCGCTTCCACTGAACAACTTCTTCGGAGAGCACCTGTTCGAAAGCGCAGTAGGAATATCTCTTGGGAAGAGAGTACACTTCGATCTAAAGAGCGGACTCGAGTTGGTCAACGAAGGGGAGAACTACTCCAACCAGTTCCCCTTCGCTCACCGACACACCGATACGATTCCGCTCGAGTATCTCTGGGGACATTTGATGTCCTCGACGCGGACTGGATAG
- a CDS encoding DUF6884 domain-containing protein has translation MRILIIDQCSGTKSHPADHPIVDQEETQNEDAESLLQSLGIEGIRAKDLYDGKQQRRITEAIHALTTKGHSVERFFVSAGFGLVNEDQRLPPYEATFNSMSQAEIAEREERFQLTQRLRELIDTGGFDVVFLALGAKYYDTIDLNGLLSSTPVETTVVLFNQEGMEERYEQAISVPARTEEGKKFGSTVVGLKGTYLKNFSAALCGSKDSVTPNEAAEYCLTDSSANSQSGIDNFS, from the coding sequence ATGCGGATCCTGATTATCGATCAGTGCTCTGGGACAAAGTCTCACCCAGCAGATCATCCTATTGTAGATCAGGAAGAGACACAAAACGAGGATGCGGAGAGCCTCCTACAGAGTTTAGGTATCGAGGGGATTCGAGCGAAGGACCTGTACGACGGTAAGCAGCAACGCCGAATCACGGAGGCAATCCATGCGCTTACGACAAAAGGTCACAGTGTGGAGCGATTCTTCGTCAGTGCGGGCTTCGGACTCGTCAACGAGGACCAGCGTCTGCCTCCGTACGAAGCCACGTTTAATTCGATGTCCCAAGCGGAGATTGCGGAACGGGAGGAACGGTTTCAGCTTACTCAGCGGTTGAGAGAACTGATTGATACTGGGGGCTTTGATGTCGTCTTTCTCGCTCTCGGGGCGAAGTATTACGATACGATCGATCTTAACGGGCTTCTCAGTTCCACGCCGGTAGAAACGACTGTCGTCCTGTTTAATCAGGAAGGAATGGAAGAGAGATACGAACAGGCTATTTCTGTACCTGCACGAACCGAGGAAGGCAAAAAGTTTGGCTCAACAGTAGTAGGTCTGAAAGGGACTTACCTCAAGAATTTCTCCGCTGCTCTCTGTGGCTCAAAAGACTCGGTCACTCCTAATGAAGCGGCTGAGTACTGTCTAACTGATTCCTCAGCGAATTCTCAATCTGGGATTGACAACTTTTCTTGA
- a CDS encoding queuine tRNA-ribosyltransferase tRNA-guanine transglycosylase yields the protein MRFYVPEWEDAVDAHYDYIHDEHSALNKTKRERHFIWDIFDYESTPIDGVLVSREQAEGSQTKFDRITEYGVYNDPQLNIPNWLPTISDCGAWGYKSLPFPPYGNANMLDFYEKMDVDVGVTIDHLVLGSGKEKGRLYLDKRAFRSEFGESDLPPQLTDKVDVMIEEWPSEWPDIVSQREPSICNLHAVDPFTVEDFEGSTLEILQRMDEDHRAVYREDDKWKRYEMTLENARKMGDLYQNGDWSFRLMAAFQGWNPTTYGEALDEVLKMGYQYVGIGGVAGSQLKQVEEIVTEVGHRITEFESEHETRIDTHVFGFAKTDGFETIGRAQMSSIDSASMLRAAWTGGNNYHLNPDERFDAIRVRYAKPGDALEIAVKKSMLGQEVLHALRAFDDEDSISSRIRGWYAEADLVLDTLVDYLEEHRHDERYDARLLREVTSEFRDDFDHGYELQASFSDDVRKSLVKLLRADDADDPTDFDEYLDIISIAREVVDEFPRTADRVEALEEKSGEVATFKQIWTVLESYATSELIDDEDLLEGYRETLRSRPWDRCDCPICEDLGIEVAIFRGNNRNRRRGFHNTYRFYQKFKHDLPKMLVVVPADSSLFGRDTVEEYLSDRYEDLWEAVHDVPVAEIGVLDANGVHEWSEPGPTSISLDPIGISEELERKAGRYDTVLYYDPEGETRFDIDSVEFVDKAQGVRDRILQRLGYESDFTPSRDVQIQLEEF from the coding sequence ATGAGGTTCTACGTTCCCGAATGGGAGGATGCGGTCGACGCCCATTACGATTATATACATGACGAACACTCAGCGTTGAACAAGACAAAGCGGGAACGGCACTTCATCTGGGATATTTTTGATTACGAATCGACTCCAATCGATGGTGTACTCGTTTCACGTGAACAGGCTGAAGGCAGCCAGACAAAGTTCGATCGTATTACAGAGTACGGAGTTTACAATGATCCTCAACTCAACATTCCAAACTGGCTGCCGACGATTAGTGACTGCGGTGCGTGGGGTTACAAATCTCTCCCATTCCCGCCCTACGGCAACGCAAATATGCTGGATTTCTACGAGAAAATGGATGTCGATGTCGGGGTTACTATCGACCATCTCGTCCTTGGGTCGGGTAAAGAGAAGGGGCGTCTTTACCTAGACAAGCGTGCTTTTCGTTCCGAGTTCGGTGAGAGTGATCTTCCACCACAACTCACAGACAAAGTCGATGTTATGATCGAGGAGTGGCCGAGTGAATGGCCCGACATAGTCTCCCAGCGTGAACCTTCGATTTGTAACCTCCACGCTGTTGACCCCTTCACTGTAGAGGACTTCGAGGGCAGCACTCTCGAGATTCTTCAGCGGATGGACGAGGATCATCGAGCAGTCTACCGCGAAGATGATAAGTGGAAGCGATATGAGATGACGCTGGAAAACGCCCGGAAGATGGGAGATCTGTACCAAAACGGAGACTGGTCGTTCCGCCTTATGGCTGCGTTCCAGGGGTGGAATCCGACTACATACGGAGAGGCACTCGATGAGGTCTTGAAGATGGGGTATCAGTACGTCGGCATCGGTGGTGTTGCTGGGAGTCAACTCAAGCAGGTAGAGGAAATTGTCACAGAGGTAGGGCACCGAATAACAGAGTTCGAGTCAGAACACGAGACTCGGATCGATACCCACGTATTCGGATTCGCAAAGACGGATGGCTTCGAGACGATCGGTCGGGCACAGATGTCTTCGATAGACAGTGCGAGTATGCTCCGAGCGGCGTGGACAGGCGGAAACAATTATCACTTAAACCCTGACGAGCGTTTCGATGCCATCCGCGTTCGGTACGCGAAACCCGGTGACGCGCTTGAGATAGCCGTCAAAAAGTCGATGCTCGGTCAAGAGGTGTTACATGCGTTACGCGCTTTCGACGACGAAGACTCTATTTCGAGTCGGATACGTGGCTGGTACGCGGAAGCGGACCTTGTGCTTGATACACTCGTTGACTACCTAGAGGAACACCGACACGATGAAAGATACGATGCGAGACTACTCCGAGAGGTCACTTCCGAGTTCCGTGATGATTTCGATCATGGGTACGAACTACAGGCGAGTTTCAGTGATGATGTCCGGAAGAGCCTCGTAAAGTTGCTGCGTGCGGATGACGCCGACGACCCGACTGACTTTGACGAGTACCTAGACATCATTAGTATCGCTCGTGAGGTCGTTGATGAGTTCCCACGAACTGCCGATCGCGTAGAAGCGCTCGAAGAGAAATCCGGCGAGGTAGCGACGTTCAAACAGATCTGGACGGTGTTAGAGAGCTACGCGACATCAGAACTGATCGATGACGAAGATCTCCTTGAAGGGTACCGGGAGACGCTTCGTTCCCGTCCATGGGATCGGTGTGATTGCCCGATCTGCGAGGATTTGGGTATTGAGGTTGCGATATTTCGGGGGAACAACCGAAATCGCCGCCGTGGGTTCCATAACACGTACCGGTTCTATCAGAAATTCAAACACGATCTGCCGAAGATGCTGGTTGTTGTGCCTGCCGATAGCTCTCTATTTGGTCGAGATACTGTAGAAGAGTATCTATCAGACAGGTACGAAGATCTCTGGGAGGCAGTACATGATGTCCCAGTCGCGGAAATTGGTGTTCTTGACGCAAATGGTGTTCATGAGTGGTCGGAACCAGGACCCACAAGCATCTCTCTCGATCCTATCGGGATCTCAGAAGAACTTGAACGAAAGGCCGGTCGTTACGACACAGTCCTCTATTACGATCCCGAAGGGGAGACACGGTTTGATATCGATTCTGTCGAGTTCGTGGACAAGGCGCAAGGAGTCCGGGACCGGATCCTACAGAGGCTGGGATACGAATCTGACTTTACTCCGAGCAGAGACGTACAGATCCAATTGGAGGAGTTCTGA
- a CDS encoding phospholipase D-like domain-containing protein, which translates to MPTNLPDSLEEHTAGRYWGVSPESILLYNNAAITDTDAAWEALRHYYDLTVYVTNHAVDWETYTDALESIIDEWFGSQIRLLAQHATPETAQQFVLGAAYEAQGGEMRILRTAQEYDDETKNTGVVVLARRDVQSIADEKAVNLLRSLGALRAAKDGYEIPREVVRTLHGSRSLTKSEACWAILARICEAHGVTDIETIIPPLLKAFDVDVPDRGPTNVQGSLPVYAGDGRVEAFINELFADEAEAVLMKTERKWTDRVERLQRTTGLRQAEPPNDTPGWPLSDRSAAVCAVASRHGLPVAVDWLLNNETTTDKFRLHRDLRDKGFQVSLDEDLLVFETPYSGPTASDALAAYESYVEDEQDHANSISTAARQLGGRLNDLWRDQRADLLASTMDRLDDITTAPTEFVFSMFDPVHHADNYEIEEYIGESPHLSEEIDRIKEWRTNQPHDAVTFVDAVREVCSRPLEDESVSPRLRVMTPWLNFIVKEYTALFHRLLKNGIKIQLLFRLPDPSGWNNLKQEFLTRIGDTHGNLELRTYTRYKKYKDHTQLRKHKRSEPDSEGDSSVSETGIHGKVFIAGTPENGAALVGSANLMENSFYYNPEAGLHTRHPEIIQTAADYFDLIWDLAEPDSIDESVYTGKTNFEFYPKVYRP; encoded by the coding sequence ATGCCTACTAACCTCCCAGATTCTCTTGAGGAGCACACTGCTGGCCGTTACTGGGGTGTCTCTCCTGAGAGCATCCTGCTTTATAATAATGCGGCGATAACCGATACGGACGCGGCTTGGGAAGCGCTACGCCATTATTACGACCTCACGGTGTACGTGACTAACCACGCCGTCGATTGGGAAACGTACACGGACGCCCTCGAATCGATTATCGACGAGTGGTTTGGATCTCAAATACGGCTGCTAGCTCAGCACGCGACACCGGAGACTGCCCAGCAGTTTGTCCTCGGGGCAGCCTACGAGGCCCAAGGTGGGGAGATGCGGATTTTGCGGACCGCTCAGGAGTACGATGATGAAACAAAAAACACGGGTGTAGTGGTGTTGGCACGGCGGGATGTACAGTCGATCGCTGATGAGAAAGCAGTTAATTTACTCCGGTCTCTCGGAGCGCTCCGTGCAGCGAAGGATGGCTATGAGATCCCACGGGAAGTTGTCCGAACACTACACGGAAGTCGGAGCCTGACCAAGTCTGAAGCCTGTTGGGCAATTCTCGCCCGGATCTGCGAGGCTCACGGGGTGACGGATATCGAAACCATCATTCCTCCTCTTCTGAAGGCGTTCGATGTTGACGTTCCGGATCGTGGCCCGACTAATGTACAGGGAAGTCTCCCGGTGTATGCCGGTGACGGTCGGGTTGAAGCTTTCATTAACGAACTGTTCGCCGACGAGGCGGAGGCGGTACTTATGAAGACTGAACGGAAGTGGACTGATCGTGTTGAAAGACTTCAGAGAACCACAGGCCTCCGCCAGGCGGAGCCACCAAATGATACACCTGGTTGGCCCCTCTCCGACCGGTCAGCTGCGGTCTGTGCCGTAGCAAGCCGCCACGGACTCCCTGTCGCGGTAGATTGGCTGCTTAATAACGAGACAACTACAGATAAATTCCGACTCCATCGAGACTTGCGCGATAAAGGTTTTCAGGTGTCGCTGGATGAAGATCTCCTTGTATTTGAGACGCCGTATTCTGGACCAACAGCCTCTGATGCACTAGCCGCTTACGAAAGCTATGTTGAGGATGAACAGGACCACGCAAACTCTATTTCCACGGCCGCTCGCCAACTGGGTGGCCGACTCAACGATTTATGGAGAGATCAACGTGCGGATCTTCTGGCATCAACAATGGATCGACTGGACGACATCACCACCGCGCCCACTGAGTTCGTCTTCTCGATGTTCGATCCCGTTCACCACGCCGATAATTACGAAATTGAAGAGTATATCGGCGAAAGTCCGCACCTCTCGGAAGAAATTGACCGGATCAAAGAGTGGCGAACGAATCAACCCCATGATGCGGTTACATTTGTAGACGCGGTGCGAGAAGTCTGTTCGCGGCCACTCGAAGATGAATCTGTTTCTCCTCGATTAAGAGTCATGACCCCTTGGCTCAATTTCATTGTTAAGGAATATACTGCGCTCTTCCATCGACTACTTAAAAATGGGATCAAGATTCAACTTCTATTTCGGCTCCCAGATCCCAGTGGATGGAATAACCTCAAACAAGAATTTCTTACTCGAATTGGGGATACTCACGGCAATCTTGAATTACGGACATATACTCGCTACAAGAAGTACAAAGATCACACACAGTTACGAAAGCACAAACGGAGTGAACCTGACAGTGAGGGCGATTCATCCGTATCTGAGACGGGAATTCATGGAAAGGTGTTCATCGCTGGTACACCAGAGAATGGCGCAGCGCTTGTTGGGAGTGCTAATCTTATGGAAAATAGCTTCTACTACAATCCGGAAGCCGGTTTACACACCAGACATCCTGAGATAATTCAGACTGCGGCGGACTACTTTGACCTCATTTGGGACTTAGCTGAACCAGATTCAATTGATGAATCGGTGTATACCGGGAAGACGAACTTCGAGTTCTATCCCAAGGTGTACCGACCATAG